A DNA window from Ranitomeya imitator isolate aRanImi1 chromosome 2, aRanImi1.pri, whole genome shotgun sequence contains the following coding sequences:
- the LOC138663862 gene encoding uncharacterized protein yields MQKCHPQVPWTPQLEIQGPPPKITPKDPRSPLVRVTVPEQDLGLLIRYYSLHWIPKVPQSSSDNQRRDSSFPVYSHALRPFNSTEDLHQDNARGSRLDNQYQQIQTHSAILPGVLGVPSRLHISKVSPASATREGRQNPFRQHHHSGVSKQARRHAIRDSDVFCYRNPESSRKSPNIPYCTAHKRGKQPAGGLLKSTHLETRRVVPKPADFSRYSIPMGSTSNRSLRHKEKQKSPEICLPISSGSSGHSGRSTSPLAVQSSICFSTDHTAAPSHSQNQNRRSEGDTNSSILAQETMVLVAANHVDLRSLGPPLNTQSSLPGSVFPPSSGQSTSHGLEFERQMLKSRGFLEGLINTLLQSRKPSTTKIYTKIWKKFLQFHTSSNTSEIPIQSILEFLQKGRELGLTANTLKVHVSALGALYGHNIAGNRWVSRFITACERINPVNIPRVPPWDLNLVLQALTDSPFEPIDSIPIKILSLKTALLVALTSARRISDIQALSIDPPFLLTFQDKLVLKPDPSYLPKVAKTFHRSQEIILPTFFSNPSTPEEQKYHTLDVKRVVLKYIERTCSWRQCRALFISFQGHKKGHGITKSTLSRWIRESIRLAYSASKENPPEGITAHSTRAMASTWAERGEVPIETICKVATWSNPSTFYNHYRLDLSSTSDLDFGRTVLSTVVPP; encoded by the exons atgcagaaatgtcatccccaggtgccatggaccccacagctggagatccagggccccccaccaaagatcacaccaaaggatcctcggagtccgctcgtaagagtgacggttccagaacaggatctcggccttctgatccggtactattcgcttcactgg ataccaaaagtacctcagagtagcagtgacaatcaacggcgagattcatcatttccagtatacagccatgcccttcggcctttcaacagcaccgaggatcttcaccaagataatgctagag gatctaggctggataatcaataccaacaaatccagactcactccgctatcctgccaggcgttcttggggttccatctagactccatatctcaaaagtgtctcctgcctcag ctacgagggaaggacgtcagaatcctttccgacaacaccaccacagtggcgtatctaaacaggcaaggaggcacgcgatcagagactctgatgtcttctgctacagaaatcctgaatctagcagaaagtcacctaacatcccttactgcactgcacataagaggggaaaacaaccagcaggcggacttcttaagtcgacacaccttgaaacaaggagagtggtgcctaaaccagcagatttttcgagatatagtatccctatggggtcaacctcaaatagatctcttcgccacaaggagaaacaaaaaagtccggaaatttgcctccctatctctagcggatcatccggacattctggacgctctacaagccccttggcagttcagtctagcatatgcttttccACCGATCATACTGCTGCCCCAAGTCATTCGCAAAATCAGAACCGAAGGAGCGAGGGTGatactaatagctccattctggcccaagagaccatggttctcgtggctgcaaaccatgtcgatctcagatccttgggtcctcccctcaacacccagtcttctcttccagggtccgtttttccaccctcaagtggacagtctacatctcacggcctggaatttgagaggcagatgctaaaatcaagggggttcttggagggattgataaacacgctcctccagagtagaaaaccttccactacaaaaatttacacaaaaatatggaagaaattcttacaattccatacatcttcaaacacgtcagaaattccgatacagtctatcctggaatttcttcaaaaagggagagaactaggtttaactgcaaacaccttaaaagttcatgtttcagcactaggagctctctatggccataacattgcggggaatagatgggtatcccgatttattacagcctgtgaacggataaatccagttaatatacctagagttcctccctgggatctaaacttagttttacaagccctaacagactctccattcgaaccaatagattcaataccaatcaagaTCCTATCACTAAAAAcagccctcttggtagcactgacttcagctaggagaatcagtgacatccaagcactctctatagatccacctttcctgctaacttttcaggataagttggtccttaaaccagacccttcctaccttcccaaagtagctaagacattccataggtctcaggaaataatcttgcccactttcttcagtaatccttccactcctgaagaacaaaagtaccacactctagatgttaaaagagtagtgttaaagtacattgaaagaacctgtagctggcgacagtgtagggctctgtttatttccttccagggtcacaagaagggtcatggaataacgaaaagcacgttatcccggtggatcagagagtctatcagactggcctattccgcgagtaaagaaaaccctccggaaggcataacagcgcactctaccagagctatggcatccacctgggcagaaaggggagaggtcccaattgagactatatgtaaggtggcaacttggtcaaatccctctacattctataatcactataggcttgacctatcgtcaacttctgacctagactttggcaggactgtcctcagcacggtggtccccccctag